A genomic segment from Salvelinus alpinus chromosome 8, SLU_Salpinus.1, whole genome shotgun sequence encodes:
- the LOC139583475 gene encoding transferrin receptor protein 1-like translates to MAATINQVRSSLSKMFKSERYSPFTLQSDGESHVEVKLSDDIDDHTPSEQAGQPGGSPSYRPRPKRNYHSVCYLALGILFIFIIGYLIGYVSHRSPLQEPIPCDSEQEVRVAKEAVVEYALSWTDITSLLARRLTPDAFNSRLSDVEQTDHTAGSTGDNILGNHVLESFKSLEMEPWTDIHYVQLQTPNSEKPNRVLIGQDEVCQPKGYLAYSATGKAKGKAVYGNYGSQDDLALLQTLKVELNGTVILLRASGQITLAQQVANVAALGVSAVLIYPEHKNQTTELYGHVHLGSGDPYTPGFPSFNHTQFPPTQSSGLPNVLAQSITAQTAVKILQRIGGPDSPPSFKGNLDNVKYTLGGASSEDVTVEVNNVLQDTEIHNVFGVIKGFTEPDRYVVLGAQRDAWGPGYAKATVGTTLLLELARAVSEMVHTDGFRPRRSLVFASWSAGEYGSVGATEWLEGYLSSLDRRAVTYISLDGVVTGNYAVNASASPLLHSLLESTMKEVKNPIGFGESGKSLYDQVSGVNFEKAVFTPMQMEDSAYPFLAFSGIPSLSFRFVSQEVYPHYGTSFDNKEYLGFATSHRLGSIATVAGLVAGQLALRLVHDHVLRLDVQRYRKVLGQSVVNINRRLKQVTRDGSAEGLSAHWLIMALGSYSRAATDLNTELLNTDLTDIQACHNINDRIMRVEHNLLSPFVSPKEVPFRHLLFGHGSHTMAAMLEGEDREALRTQLALATWTLQGCANALSGDVWDSDNQI, encoded by the exons ATGGCAGCAACTATTAATCAAGTGAGGTCGTCGCTTTCCAAAATG TTTAAGAGTGAGCGGTACAGccccttcactctgcagtcagaCGGAGAGAGCCACGTGGAGGTGAAGCTGTCTGATGACATAGATGACCACACCCCCTCTGAGCAGGCAGGCCAACCAGGGGGCTCACCCTCCTACAGGCCCCGCCCCAAGCGGAACTACCACAGCGTGTGTTACCTGGCCCTTGGAATCCTCTTTATCTTCATCATTG GTTATCTGATTGGCTATGTGAGCCACCGTTCTCCTCTCCAGGAGCCAATCCCTTGTGATTCTGAACAGGAAGTGCGCGTGGCTAAGGAGGCTGTAGTAGAATACGCTCTATCCTGGACCGACATCACCAGCCTGCTGGCACGGAGACTGACTCCTGACGCCTTCAACAGCAgactgag TGATGTTGAACAGACAGATCACACAGCAGGGAGCACTGGAGACAACATTCTGGGAAATCATGTGTTGGAAAGCTTTAAGAGTCTGGAGATGGAGCCCTGGACTGACATACACTATGTCCAACTACAGACGCCCAACAG TGAGAAGCCAAACCGTGTACTGATTGGCCAAGATGAGGTGTGCCAGCCTAAGGGCTATCTGGCCTATAGCGCCACAGGAAAAGCTAAG gGCAAGGCAGTGTATGGTAACTATGGGAGTCAGGATGACTTGGCACTGCTACAGACTCTGAAGGTTGAGCTGAATGGCACCGTGATTCTACTGAGAGcttcaggacagatcaccctggCACAgcag GTGGCTAATGTAGCTGCATTGGGAGTATCTGCTGTGTTGATTTACCCCGAACACAAGAATCAAACTACTGAACTATATGGAcat GTCCATCTAGGGTCTGGAGACCCCTATACTCCAGGGTTCCCCTCCTTCAACCACACCCAGTTCCCTCCCACCCAGTCCTCTGGTCTGCCCAATGTACTGGCCCAAAGCATTACTGCTCAGACTGCTGTCAAGATACTACA aCGTATAGGTGGGCCTGATTCTCCTCCCAGTTTTAAAGGAAACCTGGACAATGTGAAGTACACCCTGGGAGGGGCCAGTAGTGAGGATGTCACAGTGGAGGTGAACAACGTGCTGCAGGACACCGAGATACACAACGTCTTTGGAGTCATCAAGGGCTTCACAGAGCCAG ATCGGTACGTGGTACTGGGGGCTCAGAGGGATGCGTGGGGTCCAGGCTACGCTAAAGCCACTGTCGGGACCACACTGCTGCTGGAGCTGGCTAGAGCTGTGTCTGAGATGGtgcacacag atggttTCCGTCCCAGGAGGAGTCTGGTGTTTGCCAGTTGGAGTGCAGGAGAGTACGGCAGTGTTGGAGCTACAGAGTGGCTGGAG GGTTACCTCTCCTCTCTGGACAGAAGAGCTGTCACCTACATCAGCCTGGACGGAGTAGTAACAG GAAATTATGCTGTCAACGCGTCTGCCAGTCCCCTGCTCCACAGCCTTCTGGAAAGCACCATGAAGGAGGTGAAGAATCCCATTGGTTTTGGAGAGTCTGGGAAGTCTCTGTATGATCAGGTGTCTGGAGTCAACTTTGAGAAGGCAGT GTTTACGCCCATGCAGATGGAAGACTCTGCATATCCGTTCCTGGCCTTCTCCGgaatcccctctctctccttccgctTCGTCTCTCAGGAG gtctaccCTCACTACGGCACCTCTTTTGACAACAAGGAATACCTTGGTTTCGCCACCTCCCATCGCCTTGGTTCCATAGCCACTGTGGCGGGCTTGGTCGCAGGTCAGCTGGCGTTACGACTGGTCCACGATCACGTGCTGCGTCTGGACGTGCAACGCTACAGGAAGGTTCTCGGCCAATCGGTGGTCAACATAAACCGGCGCCTCAAACAAGTCACCCGG gatGGTTCTGCCGAGGGTCTGTCAGCTCATTGGCTCATCATGGCCTTAGGGTCCTACAGTAGAGCTGCTACTGACCTCAACACCGAACTACTCAACACCGACCTCACTGACATACAGGCCTGCCACAACATCAACGACCGCATCATGAGG gTGGAACACAACCTGCTCTCACCATTTGTCTCCCCCAAGGAGGTTCCGTTCCGCCACCTGCTGTTTGGCCATGGTTCCCACACCATGGCAGCCATGttggagggggaggacagggaggcACTGCGGACCCAGCTGGCCCTGGCCACCTGGACACTACAGGGCTGTGCCAATGCTCTCTCTGGAGACGTCTGGGACAGCGACAACCAGATCTAA